A stretch of Myxocyprinus asiaticus isolate MX2 ecotype Aquarium Trade chromosome 42, UBuf_Myxa_2, whole genome shotgun sequence DNA encodes these proteins:
- the LOC127432900 gene encoding 52 kDa repressor of the inhibitor of the protein kinase-like: protein MPNLCSALNCNRTSTTSVLAFFRFPRDPERCKKWVENCNRSDLKDKSPDHLNKYHRLCARHFEPNLIFKSSPFRTVLKNNAIPTVFDDPCRKRSNKETENKEAPQAKKGKSETQGEEDISDTTTQNINESNNDDGADSGPQTYDEETLNKEYLKSLFDIIVMMGTQNIPLHGHSDKEPKSKSFTPSNFQALLEYRINAGDEFLRKKFEMSAINLEYCSSTQLQQMLEVSENCVRQELLAEVKEGRFFSLVIDNLVEIARESHLPLFVRFVDKSNCLQEVLIGFLLFEGDAEAITERLIVEVTEKCGLDMQYCRGLAYLCSGVSAMKVKAVAARISVLHPLAVLTPCSNSSLNICLANSMNLTGVHLVMSTLKKLDAFFSKSPLLQNQLENAILIYYQGNDEKTNALKEACYSKWTEQHDTFEVAVDLLESLLLCMDSVHDNEDHKWSNEVAHNAFVISEALADFEFVMTLVVLKNTLSFSRAFGKNLQGQTNEVFFASSSLTAVLHSLNEVYENLEVYHEFWFEEAVNLAAALEIPVKIPRLYFRKRPNSGEEIQPETYYKEHVTIPVVTHVIKELSELFSENHLKALKSLTLVPAIMGQLKFNTAEETTADIYRNDLTNPDTFPAELHCWKIKWKHGTKDVVLPSTIYETLQLSDVKFFPNVCALLKVLYNLPVFAVTNGQYSTAKQRLKAYLEDTPAHHRNKSLALVNINCGIRHDLDVMVETFLKMYPDSEPTEKHD, encoded by the exons ATGCCTAATCTCTGCTCGGCGCTAAACTGCAACAGGACCAGCACAACCTCGGTGCTTGCGTTCTTCAGGTTTCCACGGGACCCGGAGAG ATGTAAGAAATGGGTGGAAAACTGCAATCGGTCAGATCTGAAAGACAAATCACCGGACCATCTAAACAAATACCACAGACTGTGTGCAAGGCACTTTGAACCTAACCTGATATTCAagtct agCCCTTTCAGGACAGTCCTAAAGAACAATGCGATACCAACTGTATTTGATGATCCTTGCCGCAAACGGTCAAATAAGGAA ACAGAAAATAAGGAAGCCCCTCAAGCAAAGAAGGGTAAAT CGGAGACCCAAGGTGAAGAAGATATTAGTGACACAACAACCCAAAATATCAATGAAAGCAATAATGATGATGGGGCTGATAGTGGCCCCCAGACTTATGATGAAGAAACGTTGAACAAAGAGTATCTCAAGTCTTTGTTTGATATTATTGTGATGATGGGCACGCAGAACATACCTCTGCATGGGCACTCTGATAAAGAGCCCAAAAGCAAAAGCTTCACTCCCAGCAACTTCCAGGCACTGTTGGAGTACCGCATCAATGCAGGCGATGAATTCCTCAGGAAGAAGTTTGAGATGTCTGCCATAAACTTGGAGTACTGCTCCTCTACTCAGTTACAGCAGATGCTGGAAGTGAGTGAAAATTGTGTCCGTCAAGAGCTGTTAGCTGAAGTTAAAGAGGGACGTTTCTTCTCATTGGTTATTGACAACCTGGTTGAGATAGCCAGAGAGAGCCATCTCCCGTTGTTTGTACGCTTTGTGGACAAGAGCAACTGCCTTCAGGAAGTATTAATTGGGTTCTTGCTTTTTGAAGGAGATGCAGAGGCCATAACAGAGAGGCTTATTGTTGAAGTGACAGAGAAATGTGGCCTGGACATGCAGTATTGCAGAGGGCTGGCGTATTTGTGCTCTGGTGTGTCTGCTATGAAGGTCAAAGCAGTGGCAGCCAGAATATCTGTGTTACACCCGCTAGCCGTCCTCACCCCCTGCTCCAATAGCTCTCTAAACATCTGCCTGGCAAACAGTATGAACCTCACAGGAGTGCATCTTGTCATGTCTACACTGAAAAAGCTGGATGCGTTTTTCAGTAAATCGCCGTTATTGCAGAATCAGTTGGAAAATGCCATTTTGATCTACTACCAGGGAAATGACGAGAAAACCAATGCTCTCAAGGAGGCTTGTTACTCCAAATGGACAGAGCAGCATGATACGTTTGAAGTGGCTGTTGACCTCCTGGAGTCTCTCCTGCTTTGCATGGATAGTGTCCATGACAATGAAGATCACAAATGGAGCAATGAAGTGGCACACAACGCCTTTGTCATATCTGAGGCACTGGCTGATTTCGAATTTGTTATGACGTTAGTTGTGTTGAAAAACACCCTGTCCTTCTCCAGAGCCTTTGGCAAGAATCTTCAAGGCCAAACGAATGAGGTCTTCTTTGCATCTAGCAGTCTAACTGCGGTTCTGCATTCACTGAATGAAGTGTATGAGAATCTTGAGGTCTACCATGAGTTCTGGTTCGAAGAGGCTGTCAACCTGGCTGCAGCCCTTGAAATACCAGTAAAAATACCCAGGCTGTACTTCAGAAAACGACCAAATTCTGGTGAGGAAATCCAACCCGAGACCTACTACAAAGAACACGTCACCATTCCCGTGGTCACTCATGTCATCAAGGAGCTGTCTGAGCTCTTCTCTGAAAATCACCTTAAGGCTTTGAAGTCCTTAACACTTGTTCCTGCCATCATGGGGCAGCTGAAGTTCAACACAGCAGAGGAGACCACTGCAGACATTTACAGGAATGACCTGACAAACCCAGACACCTTTCCTGCAGAGTTGCACTGCTGGAAGATCAAATGGAAGCATGGAACTAAAGATGTTGTACTGCCATCTACCATCTATGAGACACTTCAGCTGTCCGATGTGAAGTTCTTTCCCAACGTGTGTGCTCTCCTGAAAGTCTTGTACAACCTGCCAGTCTTTGCTGTGACAAATGGCCAATACAGCACTGCAAAACAGCGGCTGAAAGCGTATTTGGAAGATACACCTGCGCATCATAGAAATAAGAGTCTGGCCCTGGTTAATATTAACTGTGGCATTCGGCATGATTTGGATGTCATGGTGGAGACATTCCTGAAAATGTATCCAGATAGTGAGCCAACTGAGAAACATGATTGA
- the LOC127432904 gene encoding cytoskeleton-associated protein 2-like, which yields MEQVVRKSNKENTKPVCGPKNQVINSIVSKQNVLSKSAPLQSKYDLKEGNSGKSMKDKDVRPKGKTNDADPAKLSTLSQAFRTQQSVRHRKLVEEVKKTPSAVLQKSKPGIYKGRVVQSKIDCFRKPSGDVKTTKKRVISKPDVTRPKTELPKIRSKSVTVLPVSTRPGLNSALSSRPKSVSDVPLHVTEKSVQMTVSQKHIPLKVPGSISQAVTHRACIPPRPVPLATGHSAISKPIPIPSKKKETVVQRAKPKAVVTTTEQKVRRPIASKISQYRVQMETAEERRAKLAEWLASKGKALKRPPISERSATHSNKPALQPKTGPKATVIAQTEPVTQTEAVNPTSEIKMDIRSEDNKVLDNKAVHSSRSCNIMNTTLDLLDHSDMDLPIDPEIRMESLVLNLCDKLEAMETSSSCKDEKKMEVQVEEKETDQMYEILEDVELEEKEDSDSDVTEDSKEAVVKDEDDEDSEDEKSTTPPEMEGASIVKYNVKTTPYLQSVKKKIDCETAPGSGSRHKSTIKDLKFLTPVRRSTRIQRKSSRLPNMLNEHDTCVSSLAELVQLEDADASAYIYRKNTALLEDLPDQPGDLTKVCS from the exons ATGGAGCAAGTGGTGAGAAAG AGTAACAAGGAGAACACCAAACCAGTTTGTGGCCCCAAAAATCAAGTCATCAATAGTATTGtatcaaaacaaaatgtattaagtAAATCGGCACCCCTTCAATCCAAGTATGATCTTAAAGAGGGTAATTCTGGAAAAAGCATGAAGGATAAGGATGTTAGGCCAAAGGGCAAAACTAATGATGCTGATCCTGCCAAGCTTAGCACACTTAGCCAGGCCTTCCGTACCCAGCAGTCTGTTAGACACCGTAAGCTTGTGGAAGAAGTTAAAAAAACACCTTCTGCTGTACTTCAGAAGTCCAAACCTGGTATCTATAAGGGGCGTGTGGTACAGTCTAAAATAGACTGTTTCCGGAAACCCAGTGGTGATGTGAAGACCACAAAAAAGAGAGTGATTTCAAAACCTGATGTGACCAGACCAAAAACCGAACTGCCTAAAATCCGGTCCAAGTCTGTTACTGTTCTGCCAGTGTCCACTAGACCCGGACTCAACTCCGCTTTGTCATCTAGACCAAAATCTGTCTCTGATGTTCCACTGCATGTCACTGAAAAATCAGTCCAGATGACTGTTTCCCAAAAACACATACCTTTGAAAGTCCCAGGCTCCATCTCCCAAGCAGTTACCCACAGAGCCTGCATTCCTCCCAGGCCAGTCCCTCTAGCTACAGGGCACTCGGCCATCAGCAAACCTATCCCCATCCCTTCTAAGAAGAAAGAGACAGTGGTACAGAGAGCTAAACCCAAAGCTGTTGTTACCACCACTGAACAGAAAGTCAGAAGGCCTATTGCAAGCAAGATCAGCCAGTACAGAGTGCAAATGGAGACGGCTGAAGAGAGAAG AGCGAAGCTTGCAGAGTGGCTGGCATCTAAAGGAAAGGCCCTGAAGAGGCCTCCAATCTCAGAAAGGTCTGCAACCCATTCAAACAAACCAGCCCTGCAGCCCAAAACAGGACCAAAAGCCACTGTCATTGCCCAGACTGAGCCAGTCACCCAGACTGAGGCTGTAAATCCAACCTCAGAAATAAAGATGGACATTCGAAGTGAGGATAATAAAGTCCTAGATAACAAAGCAGTGCACTCTAGCAGATCATGTAATATTATGAATACCACATTAGACTTGCTTGACCACAGTGATATGGATCTGCCGATTGACCCAGAGATAAGGATGGAATCG TTGGTGCTCAACTTGTGTGATAAATTGGAGGCAATGGAAACATCCTCATCATGTAAAGATG AGAAAAAAATGGAAGTGCAAGTGGAGGAGAAagaaactgatcaaatgtatgaAATTCTGGAGGACGTAGAACTGGAGGAAAAGGAAGACTCGGATAGTGATGTTACAGAAGACTCTAAAGAGGCTGTCGTAAAGGATGAAGATGATGAGGACAGTGAGGATGAGAAAAGCACTACACCTCCAGAGATGGAAGGTGCATCCATTGTGAAGTACAATGTGAAAACTACTCCATATTTGCAAAG TGTGAAGAAGAAAATTGACTGCGAAACGGCACCAGGCAGTGGCTCGCGACACAAGAGCACCATCAAAGATCTGAAGTTCCTCACACCTGTGCGAAGATCAACACGAATCCAGCGCAAGTCCTCTCGTCTGCCAAATATGCTGAACGAACACGACACCTGTGTGTCCTCACTGGCTGAGCTGGTGCAGCTAGAAGATGCAGACGCAAGTGCGTATATCTATAGAAAAAACACGGCTTTACTGGAAGATCTCCCTGATCAGCCTGGAGACTTAACAAAAGTATGCAGCTAA